A single region of the bacterium genome encodes:
- a CDS encoding phosphatidylglycerophosphatase A has product MKNNNGNWFIKTLASAGFAGYCPIAPGTAGSLVGLVIWWFGAELNIWLQLSIIITLFFLGVWAATLAEKDWGHDAGRIVIDEVMGMWVTLWLLPKSWWLFAVGFLLFRAFDIIKPLGARQSQKLPGGWGVMVDDLLAGIYANIVMQVVSRILLPMITGH; this is encoded by the coding sequence ATGAAGAATAATAACGGAAATTGGTTTATTAAAACTCTGGCCTCGGCCGGATTTGCAGGATATTGTCCCATCGCCCCCGGCACCGCCGGAAGCCTGGTGGGGCTTGTAATCTGGTGGTTCGGGGCGGAGCTGAACATCTGGCTGCAGCTTTCCATCATCATCACGCTTTTCTTTCTGGGGGTCTGGGCCGCCACCCTGGCCGAGAAGGACTGGGGGCACGATGCCGGCAGGATAGTGATCGACGAAGTGATGGGAATGTGGGTGACGCTGTGGCTGCTGCCGAAAAGCTGGTGGCTCTTTGCAGTCGGCTTTTTGCTGTTCCGGGCGTTCGATATCATCAAACCATTGGGGGCCAGGCAGTCTCAAAAGCTGCCAGGCGGCTGGGGTGTGATGGTGGACGACCTGTTGGCCGGGATATATGCCAACATTGTCATGCAGGTAGTTTCTCGGATACTGTTACCAATGATCACTGGTCATTGA